The Brassica oleracea var. oleracea cultivar TO1000 chromosome C6, BOL, whole genome shotgun sequence genome includes a region encoding these proteins:
- the LOC106297489 gene encoding uncharacterized protein LOC106297489 encodes MADFGTLEQMAASMKQMQQMQELQQTMAAQQLAAQREPPVPIGERNLLHKIPATRSAIAPSPCQRADFEIEPGMINLVQRKMFHGLSAEILMEHIEVFEEICSPTSWEQVRAAFLGHFYTKAKTAALRNKISSFKQLANEPFNEAWERFNDTFKECPHHGFDDDHVLGIFYDGMEWEFRNALNAARNGDFMTQTTEGAHALIENMAASSSNKNEETDRSKKVNSMDTRKIDDLAAKVDLLLKNNQNQIYVMEETNLEPGTTDAAAETETPEEDQQEVNYVNGQGWQFKNNHPNPNVRNNPHLFSYKTNPDNPNDRSQGNQFQNTGYQKPYFQNQNHNQNGKMFILSQAQNQFQNRQNNPQAAPATASGPPDELKGMKQQLLQGQQIQGKGTLPGKTDKNPKDCNAVELRSGRHLSDPIPKKLTAQEKGKQKEGEQPPLEDVHDDDHEPEEPTAAEPVAPMMQDQPVPTRVYIPYVPYPVPAKKSRKDCKEMKCKKMFDELNVKFSLMDAIQMIPSMRSLVKGLISGKNSTDNDIMMVSKECSAVLQNRTCESHALLSYKTHGLTNFKPTRISLVFADRSIKLPVGVLEDLQVQIGDTTVPADFMVLELKDEPKDPLILGRPFLRTAGAIIDVHNGRIDLQLGDIVMKFEMDELLKRPMLYGQNFTISNENASLTPQQGMIEEIHTDDPLEVALIRVESE; translated from the exons ATGGCCGACTTCGGCACTCTAGAACAAATGGCCGCGTCTATGAAACAGATGCAACAGATGCAAGAGTTGCAGCAAACAATGGCAGCGCAGCAACTGGCTGCGCAGCGGGAACCACCTGTCCCAATTGGTGAGAGAAACCTACTTCATAAAATCCCTGCTACGCGCTCTGCTATCGCTCCTTCACCATGTCAAAGGGCAGATTTTGAGATAGAACCCGGCATGATCAATCTTGTCCAGAGAAAGATGTTCCATGGACTGTCAGCTGAGATACTGATGGAACACATTGAAGTTTTTGAAGAGATAT GTTCCCCAACTTCTTGGGAACAGGTTAGAGCAGCTTTCTTGGGACACTTCTACACGAAAGCCAAAACAGCTGCCCTAAGGAACAAAATCTCCTCCTTCAAGCAACTCGCTAATGAACCTTTCAACGAAGCTTGGGAACGGTTCAATGATACCTTCAAAGAGTGTCCTCATCACGGGTTCGACGATGACCATGTTCTAGGAATCTTCTACGATGGTATGGAATGGGAGTTCCGCAATGCTCTAAACGCAGCGAGGAACGGAGATTTCATGACTCAAACCACAGAAGGAGCTCACGCGCTAATAGAGAACATGGCAGCTAGTTCGTCCAACAAAAACGAGGAGACTGACCGTTCCAAGAAGGTGAACAGCATGGACACTAGGAAGATTGATGACCTCGCCGCTAAGGTCGATCTGTTGCTCAAGAACAATCAGAATCAGATCTATGTCATGGAAGAAACCAATCTGGAACCAGGCACTACAGATGCTGCAGCAGAAACCGAGACACCGGAAGAAGATCAGCAAGAGGTCAATTACGTTAACGGGCAGGGTTGGCAGTTCAAGAACAACCATCCAAACCCTAACGTGAGGAACAACCCGCATCTGTTCTCATACAAGACCAATCCAGACAACCCCAACGACAGATCTCAGGGAAATCAGTTCCAAAACACTGGATATCAGAAGCCATACTTCCAGAATCAGAATCATAATCAAAATGGGAAGATGTTCATCCTCAGCCAGGCTCAGAATCAATTTCAGAACCGGCAGAATAATCCACAGGCTGCTCCTGCAACCGCGAGCGGTCCGCCAGATGAGCTGAAGGGAATGAAGCAACAACTTCTGCAAGGTCAACAGATTCAAGGAAAG GGAACACTCCCAGGGAAAACAGACAAGAATCCCAAGGACTGTAACGCAGTCGAGCTGAGAAGTGGAAGACATCTATCAGATCCTATCCCCAAGAAGCTCACTGCTCAAGAGAAAGGAAAACAGAAAGAAGGAGAACAACCTCCGCTTGAGGATGTCCACGACGACGATCATGAACCGGAAGAGCCAACTGCCGCAGAACCAGTAGCTCCCATGATGCAAGATCAACCTGTTCCTACTCGCGTCTACATTCCATATGTTCCCTACCCAGTCCCTGCTAAGAAATCACGCAAGGATTGCAAAGAGATGAAATGCAAAAAGATGTTTGATGAGTTGAATGTTAAGTTCTCTCTCATGGACGCGATTCAAATGATTCCTTCAATGCGCAGTCTTGTGAAAGGGCTGATCTCTGGGAAGAACTCTACAGACAACGACATCATGATGGTCTCGAAAGAATGCAGCGCAGTCCTTCAAAACAGAACA TGTGAATCTCATGCCCTACTCAGTTACAAAACGCATGGACTAACCAACTTCAAGCCAACCAGGATTTCTTTGGTGTTCGCAGACAGATCAATCAAGTTGCCAGTAGGTGTTCTTGAAGATCTACAAGTTCAAATTGGTGACACCACTGTTCCGGCAGACTTCATGGTTCTAGAGCTCAAAGATGAACCAAAAGACCCTCTCATTCTGGGCCGACCTTTCCTGCGCACAGCTGGTGCAATCATTGATGTCCATAATGGGAGGATTGATCTCCAACTGGGAGATATTGTGATGAAGTTCGAGATGGATGAGCTTCTCAAACGACCTATGCTATATGGTCAGAACTTCACGATTAGCAACGAGAATGCCTCCTTGACCCCTCAACAAGGGATGATCGAAGAAATCCACACAGATGATCCTTTGGAAGTAGCCCTGATACGAGTAGAGTCTGAGTAG